In Thiovibrio frasassiensis, one DNA window encodes the following:
- the rpoC gene encoding DNA-directed RNA polymerase subunit beta', protein MEELFSFFSNPKGPLKFNAVRISLASPEKIRDWSHGEVKKPETINYRTFKPEREGLFCAKIFGPVKDYECNCGKYKRMKHRGVVCEKCGVEVIQSKVRRERLGHIELAAPVAHIWFLKSLPSKIGNILDMTLKELEKVLYFDSYVITASDEPSLPVSSLLTEEAYRQAREDFPGKFSVGIGAAAIQEMMQKLELEPLSKVLRQEMRETGSEAKRKKLAKRLNVVEAFHESGNKPDWMILDVIPVLPPDLRPLVPLEGGRFATSDLNDLYRRVINRNNRLKRLLELDAPEIIIRNEKRMLQEAVDVLFDNGRRGKVITGPNKRPLKSLSDMLKGKQGRFRQNLLGKRVDYSGRTVIVVGPHLRLHQCGLPKKMALELFKPFIYNKLEMLGYVTTIKSARKMVEKGTKEVWDVLDDVVKEYPIMLNRAPTLHRLGMQAFEPVLIEGKAIQLHPLVCAAFNADFDGDQMAVHVPLTVEAQVEARVLMMSTNNILSPAHGEPVIIPSQDIVLGLYYMSRDRHFAAGEGKVFSSPAEVRMAYDHGAVHLQAKIKVRRQGELVDTTVGRVLLGELLPENVPFSHVNQVMGKKQLAKLIDHTYRYAGTKATVILADRLKDMGYEFSTRASISICINDMMIPETKEVQVAKAENSVMEVEQQYRDGLITDGEKYNKIVDIWSRATDEVANDMMQEMSVQYLRDKSNKMFESPSFNSIYIMADSGARGSRDQIRQLAGMRGLMAKPSGAIIETPIKANFREGLNVLEYFISTHGARKGLADTALKTANSGYLTRRLVDVAQDATIIEKDCETLDGILMEALLEGGEVIQRVGDRILGRVALEDVIDPFNGEIIVEANEEITEDKVKQIEQAGIDRVMIRSVLTCQARRGVCSSCYGRDLGRGHMVNMGEAVGIIAAQSIGEPGTQLTMRTFHIGGTASRSVEQAEVRCQHGGTVQFQNMHYVQNIAGTMIVMNRNAAVSIIGAQGRERERYQINYGAQIFVKEGSDIEPDTLIANWDPYTIPIVSEIGGVVKFGDILEGVTMQERVDPVTGKSSHVIVPSRSGQHNPRITLKDETGKTAKLPKTGSPARYSLPVGALISVGEDTVIEPGTVLGKIPRETTKTKDITGGLPRIAELFEVRKPKEYAVITEIDGQVSLGKDLKGKKRVIITPEVGEAKEYLIPKGKHVSVHEGDYVKAGEALMDGSPDPNDILRVMGVKELAKFLVNEIQEVYRLQGVKINDKHIEVIVRQMLRRVQITGVGDSTFMLGEHVEWWRFKEENEKLLQEDGRPATAEPLLLGVTKASLSTDSFISAASFQETTKVLTNAAMAGKIDTLRGLKENVIMGRLVPAGTGFADYTGGVDK, encoded by the coding sequence GTGGAAGAACTTTTCAGCTTTTTTTCCAATCCGAAAGGACCGTTAAAATTCAATGCCGTGCGAATCTCCTTGGCCTCGCCGGAAAAAATTCGCGACTGGTCTCATGGTGAGGTGAAAAAACCGGAGACCATTAATTATCGGACTTTTAAGCCGGAGCGCGAAGGACTGTTTTGCGCCAAGATCTTCGGGCCGGTCAAAGATTACGAATGCAATTGCGGCAAATACAAGCGCATGAAGCACCGCGGCGTGGTCTGTGAAAAGTGCGGGGTTGAGGTTATCCAGTCCAAGGTCCGGCGGGAAAGGTTGGGGCATATCGAGTTGGCCGCGCCTGTCGCCCATATTTGGTTTCTCAAGAGTTTGCCGAGTAAAATCGGCAATATCCTCGATATGACCCTGAAGGAGCTGGAAAAGGTACTCTATTTTGATTCCTATGTGATTACTGCCTCCGATGAGCCCTCTTTGCCAGTCAGCTCTCTGCTGACCGAAGAAGCCTATCGTCAGGCCAGGGAAGATTTTCCCGGTAAGTTTAGCGTTGGCATTGGCGCGGCGGCCATCCAGGAGATGATGCAGAAGCTCGAGCTAGAGCCCTTATCCAAGGTGCTGCGCCAGGAGATGCGGGAAACCGGTTCCGAGGCCAAGCGCAAAAAATTGGCCAAGCGGTTGAATGTGGTCGAGGCTTTTCATGAGTCCGGCAACAAGCCCGATTGGATGATCCTCGATGTTATCCCGGTGCTGCCTCCTGACTTGCGTCCCCTCGTGCCTCTGGAAGGCGGACGTTTTGCCACTTCTGATCTCAACGACCTGTATCGTCGGGTAATCAACCGGAATAACCGCCTGAAGCGGTTGCTGGAACTCGATGCCCCGGAGATTATCATCCGTAATGAAAAGCGGATGCTGCAGGAGGCCGTGGACGTACTGTTTGATAATGGTCGGCGTGGTAAGGTGATCACCGGGCCCAACAAGCGGCCGCTGAAATCGCTTTCCGATATGCTCAAGGGCAAACAGGGACGGTTTCGTCAGAATCTCCTCGGCAAACGGGTGGATTATTCCGGTCGTACCGTCATCGTGGTTGGTCCGCATCTTCGGTTGCATCAGTGTGGCCTGCCGAAGAAGATGGCCTTGGAGCTCTTCAAGCCCTTTATCTACAACAAGCTGGAGATGCTTGGCTATGTGACGACCATCAAAAGCGCGCGCAAGATGGTGGAGAAAGGGACCAAGGAGGTCTGGGACGTCCTCGACGATGTGGTCAAGGAATATCCCATCATGCTCAACCGGGCACCCACCCTGCATCGTCTCGGTATGCAGGCCTTTGAGCCGGTACTGATCGAGGGCAAGGCCATTCAGTTGCATCCCCTGGTCTGTGCTGCGTTCAACGCAGACTTTGACGGGGATCAGATGGCCGTGCATGTGCCTCTTACGGTTGAGGCGCAGGTGGAAGCCCGGGTTTTGATGATGTCCACCAATAATATCCTTTCTCCGGCGCACGGTGAGCCGGTTATCATTCCTTCCCAGGATATCGTTCTCGGTCTCTACTATATGAGTCGCGATCGTCATTTCGCCGCGGGTGAAGGCAAGGTTTTCAGCTCTCCGGCCGAGGTTCGCATGGCCTATGATCATGGTGCCGTGCATCTGCAGGCCAAGATCAAGGTTCGGCGGCAGGGTGAATTGGTGGATACCACGGTGGGTCGTGTTCTCCTTGGGGAACTGCTTCCGGAAAATGTCCCTTTCAGCCACGTCAATCAGGTGATGGGGAAAAAACAGCTGGCCAAGCTCATTGATCATACCTATCGCTACGCCGGCACCAAGGCTACGGTTATTCTGGCCGATCGTCTCAAGGATATGGGGTATGAATTCTCTACCAGAGCATCCATCTCCATCTGCATCAACGACATGATGATTCCAGAGACCAAGGAGGTCCAGGTAGCAAAAGCCGAAAATTCGGTGATGGAGGTTGAGCAGCAATACCGGGACGGCTTGATCACCGATGGTGAGAAGTACAACAAGATCGTTGATATCTGGTCGCGCGCCACCGATGAAGTGGCCAATGATATGATGCAGGAAATGAGTGTCCAGTACCTGCGGGACAAGAGCAACAAGATGTTTGAGTCCCCCAGTTTCAACTCCATTTATATCATGGCCGATTCCGGTGCCCGCGGCAGCCGTGACCAGATCCGGCAGCTTGCAGGTATGCGTGGTTTGATGGCCAAGCCATCCGGTGCGATCATCGAGACCCCGATCAAGGCAAACTTCCGGGAAGGTCTGAACGTTCTGGAATATTTTATTTCCACCCACGGTGCGCGGAAAGGCTTGGCGGATACCGCGCTTAAAACGGCAAACTCCGGTTATCTGACCAGACGGTTGGTGGATGTGGCCCAGGATGCAACCATCATCGAGAAGGATTGTGAAACCCTGGACGGGATTTTGATGGAAGCCCTGCTCGAAGGCGGGGAGGTGATCCAGCGCGTGGGCGATCGTATCTTGGGGCGTGTCGCCCTGGAAGATGTGATCGATCCGTTTAACGGCGAGATTATTGTCGAGGCCAACGAAGAAATTACCGAAGACAAGGTCAAGCAAATCGAGCAGGCCGGTATTGACCGGGTGATGATCCGTTCCGTGCTTACCTGTCAGGCTCGGCGCGGTGTCTGCAGTTCGTGCTATGGGCGTGATCTTGGCCGCGGGCACATGGTCAACATGGGCGAGGCGGTCGGTATTATCGCCGCGCAATCCATCGGCGAGCCCGGCACCCAGCTCACCATGCGGACCTTCCATATCGGTGGTACCGCAAGCAGGAGCGTGGAACAGGCCGAGGTCCGATGCCAGCACGGCGGGACCGTGCAGTTCCAGAACATGCATTATGTGCAGAACATTGCCGGGACCATGATTGTCATGAACCGGAATGCGGCTGTCTCCATCATTGGTGCCCAGGGTCGGGAACGGGAACGCTATCAGATCAACTATGGCGCGCAAATCTTTGTCAAGGAGGGGTCGGACATTGAACCGGATACCCTGATTGCCAATTGGGACCCATATACCATCCCCATCGTCAGCGAGATCGGCGGCGTGGTCAAATTTGGTGACATCCTCGAGGGTGTCACCATGCAGGAGCGTGTTGACCCGGTTACCGGGAAATCAAGCCATGTTATTGTTCCTTCCCGCTCAGGGCAGCATAACCCCCGTATTACCCTGAAGGATGAAACCGGCAAAACGGCAAAGTTGCCCAAAACCGGTTCTCCCGCCCGATATTCCCTGCCGGTTGGTGCCTTGATTTCGGTTGGGGAAGATACCGTCATTGAGCCGGGAACCGTGCTGGGCAAGATTCCACGGGAAACCACGAAAACAAAGGATATCACCGGCGGTCTTCCCCGAATTGCCGAACTCTTTGAGGTTCGTAAGCCCAAGGAGTATGCGGTCATTACCGAGATTGATGGGCAGGTAAGCCTTGGTAAGGATCTTAAGGGCAAGAAGCGGGTTATTATTACCCCGGAGGTGGGCGAGGCCAAGGAATATCTTATCCCCAAAGGCAAGCATGTCAGCGTGCACGAGGGCGATTATGTTAAGGCCGGTGAGGCCTTGATGGATGGCTCTCCAGATCCCAATGACATCCTCCGCGTTATGGGTGTCAAGGAGCTGGCCAAGTTCCTGGTGAACGAGATCCAGGAGGTGTATCGTCTCCAGGGTGTAAAGATCAACGACAAGCACATCGAGGTTATCGTTCGCCAGATGCTGCGTCGGGTTCAGATCACCGGGGTGGGTGATTCCACCTTTATGTTGGGCGAGCATGTCGAGTGGTGGCGGTTTAAGGAGGAGAATGAAAAGCTTCTCCAGGAAGATGGCCGGCCGGCAACGGCGGAACCGTTGCTCCTTGGCGTGACAAAAGCCTCCCTCAGCACCGACAGCTTCATTTCCGCGGCCTCTTTCCAGGAAACCACCAAGGTCTTGACCAATGCGGCCATGGCCGGAAAGATCGATACTTTAAGGGGCCTGAAAGAGAACGTGATCATGGGACGATTGGTCCCTGCGGGAACAGGCTTTGCTGACTATACGGGTGGAGTGGACAAATAA
- the rpsL gene encoding 30S ribosomal protein S12 yields the protein MPTINQLVRHGRKVKISKTNTPALKGSPQKRGVCVRVYTTTPKKPNSALRKVARVRLTNGIEVTSYIPGIGHNLQEHSVVLIRGGRVKDLPGVRYHIIRGTLDTLGVANRKQGRSKYGAKRPK from the coding sequence ATGCCAACCATTAATCAGCTGGTGCGGCACGGACGGAAAGTAAAGATCAGCAAAACCAATACGCCTGCGTTGAAGGGTTCTCCGCAGAAACGTGGTGTTTGCGTCCGTGTATATACCACTACCCCCAAGAAGCCAAACTCAGCCTTGAGAAAGGTTGCCAGGGTGCGGCTGACCAACGGGATCGAGGTTACCTCGTATATCCCAGGTATTGGCCATAACCTTCAGGAGCATTCCGTTGTCCTGATTCGCGGTGGCAGGGTGAAGGATCTTCCCGGTGTCCGTTACCATATCATTCGTGGTACCTTGGATACCCTTGGTGTTGCTAACCGTAAGCAGGGTCGTTCCAAGTACGGAGCCAAGCGCCCGAAATAA
- the rpsG gene encoding 30S ribosomal protein S7, producing MPRKRLVARRPIEPDPRFNSVLVSKFVNGLMECGKKSIARGIFYGAMDMIESRITEADPIVVFEKALEKVRPRLEVKSRRVGGATYQVPVEVRPERRNALAIRWLVAFAQKRPGKTMADKLAGELADAYNNRGAAVKKREDTHRMADANKAFAHYRW from the coding sequence ATGCCTAGAAAAAGACTTGTTGCAAGACGCCCGATCGAACCGGATCCGCGTTTTAATAGTGTGCTCGTTTCCAAGTTTGTTAACGGGCTGATGGAGTGTGGCAAGAAGAGTATAGCTCGGGGCATTTTTTACGGCGCCATGGATATGATCGAGAGCCGTATCACCGAGGCCGATCCGATCGTGGTCTTTGAAAAAGCCTTGGAGAAAGTGCGCCCCCGGCTTGAGGTGAAATCTCGGCGGGTGGGTGGTGCTACCTATCAGGTGCCGGTTGAGGTTCGTCCTGAAAGAAGAAATGCCCTGGCTATTCGCTGGTTGGTTGCCTTTGCTCAGAAAAGACCTGGGAAAACCATGGCTGATAAGCTGGCCGGAGAACTTGCTGATGCCTACAATAACCGTGGCGCGGCAGTGAAAAAACGCGAAGATACGCACCGTATGGCCGATGCCAACAAGGCATTTGCCCATTACCGCTGGTAA
- the fusA gene encoding elongation factor G: MVVKDSLRYLRNIGIMAHIDAGKTTTTERILYYTGRSHRMGEVHDGNAVMDWMEQEQERGITITSAATTCQWKDHTINIIDTPGHVDFTVEVERCLRVLDGAIAIFCAVGGVEPQSETVWRQADHYKIPRIAYINKMDRLGANFYRCVEMLEERLGANPLPLQLPVGKEETFRGIIDLVEEKMMRFDEDTKGSRVEYEPVPEEFKQESTAARMALIEKLADFDDWVMEKFLNEQPVSVDDINRAIRTATLNLDVVPVLCGSSFKNKGVQPLLDAVIAYLPSPVDVPSVQGVNADGVMETRRASEDENLSALVFKLTSDPFVDILAYVRVYSGVMKVGDRVYNPGKKKKEKIGRIVKMHANKREEVGELKAGEIGAVVGLRFSITGDSLCESGDTFTLDTMDFPEPVISVAIEPKGKADEEKLKESLAKIALEDPSFSVTIDPDSGQTLISGMGELHLEIIVDRLIREFKVGANIGKPQVAYKESVTSLGKAEGKFEHPTTAGKSQYGHVWLQIEPLERGEGFQFESCIADDVIPPAIVPAIERAVHDSLDAGTLIGFPIVDLKVSLVDGSYRDDDSTEQAFGVAAAMAFRKAVSEASPVLLEPVMDVEITLPESYLGEVISDLTAKRAKILGMENRIGGLQAVKAQVPLAEMFGYSTVLRSATQGRANFTMQFAAYDRVPDHMSAKIIKRIRGL, translated from the coding sequence GTGGTTGTGAAAGATTCGCTGCGGTACCTGCGCAATATAGGCATTATGGCCCATATTGATGCCGGGAAGACAACAACGACAGAGCGCATTCTCTATTATACGGGGCGTTCTCACCGGATGGGCGAGGTTCATGATGGCAATGCTGTCATGGACTGGATGGAGCAGGAGCAGGAACGCGGTATTACCATTACCTCCGCGGCCACAACCTGTCAGTGGAAAGACCACACCATCAATATAATTGATACACCGGGGCATGTTGATTTCACTGTTGAAGTGGAACGGTGCCTTAGGGTTTTGGACGGCGCCATCGCAATTTTTTGTGCGGTGGGAGGGGTTGAGCCCCAGTCTGAAACAGTTTGGCGTCAGGCGGATCATTATAAGATCCCCCGGATTGCCTACATAAATAAGATGGACCGGCTCGGGGCTAATTTTTACCGCTGCGTCGAGATGCTTGAAGAGAGGCTGGGAGCAAATCCTTTACCTCTGCAGCTTCCGGTTGGAAAGGAAGAGACATTTAGGGGTATCATTGATCTCGTCGAAGAGAAAATGATGCGCTTTGATGAAGATACAAAGGGATCCAGGGTTGAGTACGAGCCTGTCCCCGAAGAGTTCAAACAAGAGTCTACGGCCGCAAGAATGGCCCTTATCGAGAAGTTGGCCGACTTCGATGATTGGGTCATGGAAAAATTTCTGAATGAGCAACCTGTATCGGTTGATGATATCAACCGGGCAATCAGGACTGCAACTCTGAATCTTGATGTCGTGCCCGTTTTGTGTGGGAGCTCCTTTAAGAATAAAGGGGTTCAGCCATTGCTGGACGCAGTAATTGCATATCTGCCTTCGCCTGTCGATGTTCCGTCGGTACAGGGGGTTAATGCAGATGGTGTGATGGAAACGAGAAGGGCCAGTGAAGATGAGAATCTTTCCGCCCTTGTTTTTAAGCTGACGTCCGATCCTTTTGTGGATATTTTGGCGTATGTGCGTGTCTATTCCGGCGTTATGAAGGTCGGGGATAGGGTGTACAACCCAGGAAAGAAAAAAAAGGAAAAGATCGGCCGAATTGTCAAGATGCATGCCAATAAGCGGGAAGAGGTTGGCGAGCTGAAGGCAGGGGAAATCGGGGCTGTGGTTGGGCTACGTTTTTCCATCACTGGGGATTCGCTTTGTGAGTCGGGAGATACATTTACTCTCGACACCATGGATTTTCCCGAGCCGGTTATAAGTGTTGCGATCGAGCCCAAAGGCAAGGCCGACGAAGAAAAGTTGAAGGAGAGCCTGGCAAAGATTGCCTTGGAAGATCCCTCCTTTTCTGTGACCATCGATCCTGATTCCGGTCAGACGCTTATTTCAGGGATGGGTGAGCTTCATCTTGAAATTATTGTCGACCGACTTATTCGAGAGTTTAAGGTCGGAGCAAATATTGGTAAGCCGCAGGTTGCGTATAAAGAAAGCGTAACCAGCCTAGGGAAGGCAGAAGGGAAGTTCGAGCATCCGACGACTGCTGGCAAAAGTCAGTATGGCCATGTTTGGTTGCAGATAGAACCCCTTGAACGCGGTGAAGGTTTTCAATTCGAAAGTTGTATTGCCGATGATGTTATTCCTCCGGCAATTGTTCCGGCCATCGAAAGAGCAGTGCACGATAGCCTCGATGCCGGGACCTTGATCGGCTTTCCGATAGTTGATTTGAAAGTTAGTTTGGTTGACGGCTCTTATCGCGATGATGATTCAACCGAACAGGCCTTTGGGGTTGCCGCAGCCATGGCATTTCGGAAGGCCGTTTCGGAAGCCTCTCCGGTTTTGCTGGAGCCTGTTATGGATGTAGAGATAACTCTGCCTGAGTCGTATCTCGGGGAGGTCATTTCCGACCTGACGGCCAAGCGGGCAAAGATTCTTGGGATGGAGAACCGGATTGGCGGCCTTCAGGCGGTTAAAGCCCAGGTGCCTCTGGCTGAGATGTTTGGTTATTCAACGGTGTTACGTTCCGCCACTCAGGGGCGAGCAAATTTTACCATGCAATTTGCCGCATATGACAGGGTGCCGGATCATATGAGTGCAAAGATAATTAAGCGGATTCGAGGTCTTTAA
- the tuf gene encoding elongation factor Tu, translated as MAKEKFERKKPHVNIGTIGHIDHGKTTLTAAITRVLSLKGFAKATAFDQIDKAPEEKERGITIATAHVEYESNLRHYAHVDCPGHADYIKNMITGAAQMDGAILVVAATDGPMPQTREHILLARQVGVPSMVVFMNKCDMVDDPELIELVDMELRELLTKYGFPGDDTPIIQGSALKALENPEDEAASKCIWDLMDACDSFIPEPARALDKPFLMPVEDVFSISGRGTVATGRIERGKVKVGEEIEVVGIRDTAKTTVTGVEMFRKLLDEGMAGDNVGVLLRGLKREDIERGQVLAKPGSITPHTKFMAEAYILSKDEGGRHTPFFNGYRPQFYFRTTDVTGVVKLQEGVEMVMPGDNVTIEGTLITPIAMEDGLRFAIREGGRTVGAGVINKIIE; from the coding sequence ATGGCAAAAGAGAAATTTGAACGCAAGAAACCGCATGTAAATATTGGCACGATCGGCCACATCGATCATGGCAAGACCACTTTGACCGCGGCCATCACCCGAGTTCTGTCACTTAAGGGTTTCGCCAAGGCGACCGCTTTTGATCAGATCGATAAGGCTCCGGAAGAGAAAGAGCGTGGTATTACTATTGCGACCGCCCATGTAGAATACGAGTCCAACCTGCGTCATTATGCCCATGTGGACTGCCCCGGTCATGCTGACTACATTAAGAACATGATCACCGGTGCGGCGCAGATGGACGGCGCTATCCTGGTTGTTGCTGCAACGGACGGCCCCATGCCCCAGACCCGTGAGCACATCCTGCTTGCTCGTCAGGTTGGTGTTCCCTCCATGGTCGTCTTCATGAACAAGTGCGACATGGTTGACGATCCAGAACTCATTGAGTTGGTTGACATGGAGCTGCGTGAGCTTCTTACCAAGTACGGTTTTCCCGGCGACGACACCCCGATCATCCAGGGCAGTGCCTTGAAGGCCCTTGAGAATCCGGAAGACGAGGCTGCATCCAAGTGCATCTGGGACCTGATGGACGCATGCGACAGCTTTATTCCCGAGCCTGCCCGTGCCCTTGATAAGCCCTTTCTGATGCCGGTGGAAGATGTTTTCTCCATCTCCGGTCGTGGTACCGTTGCCACCGGTCGTATTGAACGCGGCAAGGTAAAGGTCGGGGAAGAGATCGAGGTTGTTGGTATCCGCGATACGGCCAAGACCACGGTTACCGGGGTCGAGATGTTCCGTAAGCTTCTCGATGAGGGTATGGCCGGCGATAACGTTGGCGTCCTGCTGCGCGGCTTGAAGCGTGAGGATATCGAGCGCGGCCAGGTCCTGGCCAAACCGGGTTCCATCACCCCGCATACGAAATTCATGGCTGAAGCCTATATCCTTTCCAAGGATGAAGGTGGTCGTCATACCCCGTTTTTTAACGGATATCGTCCTCAGTTTTACTTCCGGACCACGGACGTGACCGGAGTTGTCAAGCTGCAAGAGGGCGTTGAGATGGTAATGCCTGGTGACAACGTGACCATTGAAGGCACCTTGATTACCCCGATCGCCATGGAAGATGGGTTGCGCTTCGCGATTCGTGAAGGCGGCCGTACCGTGGGCGCCGGTGTTATCAATAAAATTATCGAATAA
- the rpsJ gene encoding 30S ribosomal protein S10, whose protein sequence is MQTQKIRIRLKGYDHKLIDQSTSEIVDTAKRTGATVAGPIPLPTTINKFCVLRSPHVDKKSREQFEMRTHRRLLDILEPTQQTIDALMKLELSAGVDVEIKL, encoded by the coding sequence ATTCAGACACAGAAAATACGCATCAGGCTTAAGGGTTACGACCATAAGCTTATCGATCAATCCACTTCAGAGATTGTTGATACGGCAAAGCGTACTGGTGCAACTGTAGCTGGCCCGATCCCTCTGCCAACCACCATTAACAAGTTTTGTGTGTTGCGTTCTCCGCATGTGGACAAGAAGTCCCGTGAGCAGTTTGAGATGCGTACCCACAGACGGTTGCTGGACATACTTGAGCCAACGCAGCAGACCATTGATGCGCTTATGAAGCTCGAGCTTTCCGCCGGGGTTGATGTGGAAATCAAGCTTTAA
- the rplC gene encoding 50S ribosomal protein L3 produces MPKKLGLLGKKIGMTRIYSEDGSAVAVTVIETGPCVVLQKKSVADEGYDAIQVGFGSKKESRLNKPDAGHVKTAGKGGFYHIKEFRVADASQFEVGQEIVVSDLFKVGDIIDVSGAVKGRGFQGVIKRHGFKGGPGGHGSMFHRAPGSIGCSAWPSRVIKGKKMPGHMGTNLITKKNVTIMDIRPEQNVLVVKGGVPGAKQGLLHIYTK; encoded by the coding sequence ATGCCTAAAAAATTAGGATTACTGGGTAAGAAGATTGGTATGACCCGTATCTATTCCGAAGATGGCTCTGCCGTCGCGGTAACGGTCATTGAAACTGGACCCTGCGTGGTGCTTCAGAAAAAATCCGTTGCCGATGAAGGGTATGATGCCATTCAGGTTGGTTTTGGCTCCAAGAAAGAATCCCGCTTGAATAAGCCGGACGCTGGACATGTCAAAACTGCGGGAAAAGGCGGCTTTTATCACATCAAAGAGTTTCGGGTTGCGGATGCCAGCCAGTTTGAAGTGGGTCAGGAAATAGTAGTCTCGGATCTCTTTAAGGTCGGCGACATCATTGATGTGAGCGGTGCTGTCAAGGGTCGTGGTTTTCAGGGTGTTATAAAAAGACATGGCTTTAAAGGCGGCCCGGGTGGTCATGGCTCCATGTTTCATCGTGCTCCGGGTTCCATTGGCTGCAGTGCATGGCCGAGCCGGGTTATCAAAGGCAAGAAGATGCCTGGGCATATGGGCACCAATTTGATCACCAAGAAAAATGTGACCATTATGGATATCCGGCCTGAGCAAAATGTGCTTGTCGTCAAAGGCGGCGTGCCTGGTGCAAAACAGGGTTTGTTGCATATTTATACAAAATAA
- the rplD gene encoding 50S ribosomal protein L4: MAVTEIFNVDNVKVGDLELNDNLFAVPVNPHIIHEIVRMQRAARRAGTACTKTRTEVRGGGKKPWKQKGTGRARAGTRTSPLWRGGGVVFGPKPRDYSFKLPKKVKKLGLRMALSSRFEDKLVLVLDNFKIEEIKTKKFIGVMNTLKIENALIVIPERDDHLERSSRNVQGFKVIPTAGLNVYDILLHKHIILLQPCIGQLEERLLS, translated from the coding sequence ATGGCAGTTACTGAAATATTCAATGTAGATAATGTGAAAGTGGGTGATCTTGAGTTGAACGACAATCTCTTTGCCGTTCCTGTCAACCCCCATATTATTCATGAAATTGTGAGAATGCAGCGTGCGGCTCGCCGGGCTGGTACCGCCTGCACAAAAACCAGGACCGAGGTCCGCGGCGGTGGCAAGAAGCCTTGGAAGCAGAAAGGAACTGGCCGGGCTCGTGCCGGCACTCGGACCTCTCCTCTCTGGCGTGGTGGTGGTGTTGTTTTTGGACCCAAGCCCCGTGATTATTCCTTCAAGTTGCCCAAGAAGGTGAAAAAGCTCGGTCTGCGTATGGCCTTGAGTTCACGCTTTGAGGATAAGCTTGTCCTGGTGCTTGATAATTTTAAAATTGAAGAAATCAAGACCAAGAAGTTCATCGGGGTTATGAATACCCTGAAGATCGAGAATGCATTGATCGTGATTCCTGAGCGCGATGACCATCTTGAGCGTTCGTCTCGCAATGTCCAGGGATTTAAGGTTATTCCGACGGCAGGGCTGAATGTCTATGATATTTTGCTCCATAAGCATATTATCTTACTGCAGCCTTGTATTGGCCAGCTGGAAGAGAGGTTATTGTCATGA
- a CDS encoding 50S ribosomal protein L23 codes for MKDMFSIIKKPCLTEKALGLQEINNQVVVKVDPRANKIEIKDAVEKLFSVKVLKVRTANMHGKMKRVGKSFGQQSDWKKAIVTLAEGNKIDFLEKI; via the coding sequence ATGAAAGATATGTTCAGCATTATCAAGAAACCTTGCTTGACAGAAAAGGCTCTTGGCTTGCAGGAGATCAACAATCAGGTTGTTGTTAAGGTTGATCCCCGAGCCAATAAAATTGAGATCAAGGATGCTGTTGAGAAACTCTTCAGTGTCAAGGTTCTCAAGGTGCGGACTGCAAATATGCACGGCAAGATGAAACGTGTGGGCAAGAGTTTCGGGCAGCAGTCTGACTGGAAGAAGGCCATTGTTACTCTTGCCGAAGGGAATAAGATCGATTTCCTTGAGAAGATTTAA